The stretch of DNA TGTCTTCCGAGCACGAAAGCAGTCAGCACTCCATGTCCACTTGTCGGAGTCCGAAGTAAGTCCCGGCGTCGCGCAAGGCGCATCGCACAAAGGACGCAGGCCCACAAGCACACAGGCGTGGCTTTCAACCTACAGTACTAATGTGACGAACACAAACCACGACAGGGCGTTGGGGATCAGCAGCCGAGAAGGACCAGAGGGACGGACGTGCGGACgttcccgccgccccccgtgACCGAGACGCAAGTAAACCGAAGCATTTGAACTGCGAACTTGGCCCGCCCGTGCAAAGCAGACGAGGTGTAGCACGTCTGACAACGATACCAACTCGTTCGAAGTACTGCAAGCAGGCAAACAGAGTCAGCCGGCAACCACTGCTGGGGagcgggggcgggcagggccaACAAGGGTGCCATGCCGCAAGCCACGCTGGCCGACGTCAGCCAATCCACTGCGGGGGTGCCAAATCCGCCTGCTGGCACTTGGGGGACGAACAGAGAAAGGGTGTCTGATGATGGGGGGAGGCCAGGCGGCACCACAGTTTTGGGttggaggggcggcggcggctgcatgACTCGAGTCTCCGTGTTTTGTTTTTTGCTTGGTTccgtgcgcgccgtcgtgcGCCCGTGGGCATGAATGGCAGTGTTGTATGTACATGGGCTATTCAATTGGGGTCCTGTGTTGGTCTGTTGGCACGATGATACCCCGCGATGTAGCAAGCAGTCGACGGAtgacaagcaagcaaagggcggcttcttcccgCGAGCTTTGTCCGACTTATGCTCCGGCTGACGCGGGCTGCGCAGCTAAAAGTCGTTTCGTAAGCCAGCGGGAAAGTTGCTACGTACTGCTACTAATAATGTGCATATACCTGCTTGGCGCCTCCTCAGACGCGCATGTGTCGCTGCAGGTCCGGGGCTGgatgatggccgccgccgccgctctctgCACCGCCAAAGGAGCCCTGGGAGCGGACGGGTCGCTGGCCGGTTTCCTGTTTGGGCCAACGCGGGCCCGTCCGGGCGGTGGAACACCCACCTCAGGCCGCGGTGGTGCTGGGTCGCAGCGAGTTAGCGGGCGCCCTAGAACGGGGATCCAGGCGCATCGCCCGTCCAGAAGgggatccatggatgccgcCAGTGCTGatgacggggagggggagagatggagggagggggaccCTAGAGGAAAATATGGCCCCCGGGCGCTGCGTGGTTGACCACGCTAGGGTTGGCTGCCAGTTCTGGGCTGAGCCGGGCTGGGCTACGTACCACCCGGGTGACAcggcaaaggggggggggggctacTCACTGGCACTGTTGAGGcgctgcgttgcgttgcgaCTCATGTAATGAATGGGCATGGAatgtacggagtacgaagtacctcgATACCCTCCGAGATCTTTCGTGGTGCAcggtgggcgggcagtgtGTGACATCAATCGACGGAGCCAGTGGCGGGGCATCTGGCCGGCTCAGTACCGCACGCAAGGTACCTCGCTTGTCCGGCGGGGCCGCGTACCACCCCTGGTACCGGTACATCCGGGCCAGACCCTGACTGGCCGGCTTGGCCTGACATGCCTGGTCTGGCAGTCTCCGTTGCCGCAGCCCTAGTAACGTTAGCAGGTCCCCTTCCCTTGCCTTCCTCTTCCCTCCTCTCACCGGACATCAAACCGCTTCTCGACTTGCGCGTCTGGGCCGGACTCCTTTCTTTCCCTTCCCTCACCAACAACACCCGCCGGACCGCCCATTTCCGCCACACCCCTCTCTCGTCTTCTCGACTTCCGCTCGCCGGTCGTTCTTAACCCATCCCGTTCGTGATGCGCATATAGCTGGCCTATTCCCACTCCCGCCTCCGTCAGCGCTTCTCCGCCCGCCTACTGCATACAAACGATTGCGCTTGCGGCCCGGCTGGCTCGGCCAACTTCCTTCGTTTACTGCCGCAACACGAACGGCCCGTCGAGAACCCTGCCTTTGGCCTGCCCTCGTTTGGCATCACCTTCttcgcctgccgccgcatcgACCCTGGTGCATCTCGTCGGCACTCTATCAGCACTCACGCCCTCAACATAGGAGACTTTCAGCGCCCCGCTGATCTATTCACCCAGCAGTGCTTTACCATATACAGGCCCACCATCTCCTTGACGTTGTGCGCCGGGGCGCCCTCaccctcgacgacacccgactcgcaccgcatcgcaggccccggccgcctcgccaccgccggccaTGTATTGGGTCCGACGCGGCACCATCCTGGTGTCGCTTTTCCTCATCATCTCCTTCATCGCCTGGTTCGTGCCTCGAGCCCTTGACCCCACGAGGGTGAGCCCCGAGCGAAGGGCACGCGACCGCCTCTGGGTCAACAGTAGTCCCTACTTCTGGGACCGCCAGCTATGTCGTTGGGTGAGCATCTGCGGCCTCAACCACCTGCGGCGAGATCCTGCCGCCCTCTTCAGGCCCAAAccgtccgtcggcggcgatgatggcgatgacgaggacgccggcgacctcgCGTTTGGAGAGcttcgccgtcgagcgcTCGCCGCTGACTTCTCGCCTCGGTCGTGGGAGGAACCCGACGACCCGTCCGAAGACTCCACCGGTGCCTATGTGCGGCAGCGTGCTGACACGAAGCGCAATCATACCGAGAGACGCAAGATACTCAAGGACATACCCGACTACGTCACCAAGTACGCGCCCCTGGTCCACCTATACTCGGGCGAGCAGTTCTGGCCGTCCGATATTCGGGAACACATTCAGCACATGAACGTCTCCGTCAACGGCGAAATGCTCAACTCTACCAAAAAGTGGACACTCAATAACCTCAACAAACTCAACGAGCACCGTGGCTTTGTGGTGCTGcacagcctcgacgacgtcgagacCCGGCCCGAGTGGCTCCACAGCCACTTCAATCGTCCAGGCCCGTACcccgacaacggcgacgagcaccccatcgtggacgacgacgacatgcccATGTACCGCAAAGAGCACACCAGCTGGTTTGACGTGGACAAGCAGCACCCCCTGCATCGTATTGCCGATCCCCGGCCACGGACGCACCGCCGGCAACCCCGGTCCGAGCCGCcccgcctcgcgcgtcgCGGCCACAAGCCCGATGCCGACGGCTACTCCAAGGCCCCCGCCGTTCTTGTCATTGTTGACAAGGGCTccggtgtcgtcgacgcctttTGGTTCTTCTTTTACTCGTACAACCTCGGTCAGAcggtcctcggcctccgTTTCGGAAATCACGTGGGCGATTGGGAGCACTGCATGATCCGCTTTGAGAATGGTGAGCCGCGgggcatcttcttctccgaACATGAAGGAGGCCAAGCGTACGCGTGGGATGCTATCGAAAAACGCGGCGTCCGCCCCGTCATTTATTCGGCGGTCGGCTCGCATGCCATGTACCCGCTACCCGGCGAGCATCCTTATGTCTTACCGTTCCGCATGCTCAAGGACGTGACGGATAAGGGACCGATCTGGGACCCCTCGCTCAACAACTACGCCTATCACTACGATTATACCAAGGAAAATCGCTGGGACACGCGCGATCCTTGGGACGACAAGGTCAGCAGGGTGGGCAAGGTCGATTCGCTCGTCCCCGCCGCGTCCAACCCCGACGCGCCCACATCGTGGTTCCACTACCGTGGCCGCTGGGGCGACGAGGTCTACACCCTGGCCGACATTCGGCAATGGCGCCTCTTTGGCCAGTACCACTACGTCACGGGACCCTCGGGCCCCAAGTTCAAGCACCTGGATCGTTCCAAGCTGTGCCAGAGCTACCGGTGCCGAATCCTCTACAAGATTGACCCCAAGAGGACCTGGTACTAGCGCGTGGGGCGAGGGCTGTGTGGCTCGGCTCCTTGCATTGTTTTAGACCAATACTTGCTGTTCTGACTGCGATCAACTTTCACGCATTACAAGAGATAAAGAACGAGATACCCCTTCAAGAGTGCGAGTATCGGAGGATTTTCTATGGGTTTCATTGTTTAGAAAGAGAGGCGGGGCGCGTGGGCTGCTTAGAGGAACATTGAGATTTTGGGAGTTGGATGACACGCTGGACGGAAGGGGCGCATTGTCTTTGTGTGTTAAACCTTGTTGCAATCCGGAGAGAGGCGCAGtatcgtcgtggcggcgcttGGTCAGGTGAATGTATGGACCACTCCGTTACTCCAGGcgggaggatgaggagctGGGCTAGGCTAGGCTGGCAAGGCAGTCGAAAGTTGAACCGCCCTTGGATTTGTTCTGGATATCGTTCCTGCACACGCATTGGGTTACATCCTCGCAAAAATGTATACCAGACCCCACGGAATGCGAACCCATAGAGGGAAGAGGGGAGAGCTGGAGTAGGGATATCTCGTCGCTTCTTGCATGACGATTACGAAGTGGGCGTTTGAATATACGGGCTGTGTTTTTTCTCCACCCCTCACGAAGCCACACAGGTCCGTCGTGAACCaatgtacgtacgtatgcCCATTGTGCGTACAGACAGGCACTCACGCAtgtgtgcatgcatgcatgcatgctaTAATACGTGCGTTCAGAAGCGGTGtcttctcttctttctttcttggAGTGTAGTCTTGTAGATGTTGGTGGTACACATCGTACAGCCGCTCCGCCTCTCCGAACACTCCGTCCGTCCCAACTGTGTCCCGACCTTCTCCTCGAAATAGCTATGTATTTCGATGTCGTCGTTCCCCGTCCCGAACTGTTACCACTTTATAgcccgcgcctcccccctGGGGTTCCATTCGGCTTCAACGACCCCCGTGACAGCACAACTTGTGATGACGGCCCGTTGCTAGTGTCCGGAAAATATCCAGCGTCGCGTGCTGCATTGCAAAACACTAAAGATTCCCCTGCGCGCCATATCCTTTTCCCCGCGCAACGTATATGAAAACGTATAATAAATAAAGCAGAGATGTCCCCGATAGCTCCGAAATCGCCGCTTGCTAGTACTATCCTTCCCAAAGACGCCCGCTCCTGTAAAGATCAATGTTCCCAAGTATACGATAAGGATAAGAGGcagaaagagaaagagatgTAGCAAAAGATTGTAATGGTGGCAGACAACATTGCCAAACGAGCCATTTCGCGATCCACCTCAGGGTCTCGCGAAACATCGTTAGCCTTGCAAGTGAGATGCCAGCTCaatcgtcgtcctcgtgaATGTCGAAGCCCGCATCGTCCCCTTCGGGCCACGCTTGGTTCTGGCTCGTGCTCGGGTACTCGgagggctggctgctggcttCGCTGCGTTGGCCGTCGTCTAGCTGTTCGTCGGGGTCAATGTTCTCTCCATCCGACGGGCGATCCCGGTTCCGGTCCTCGATGCCAGGCCAAGGCTCATCCTCAGGTAGGTGCCACTGCTGTGAGTCACCTGGAGGTTGACCGTGAGTCATAATGTCCTCGCTCGTGACGCTCTCcacttcctcctcttcttcgtcgccgtcaacgtATGATTCATCGGACGCGCTCTCGTAAATGTCAATGTGCACAAGGG from Purpureocillium takamizusanense chromosome 6, complete sequence encodes:
- the VPS62 gene encoding Vacuolar protein sorting-associated protein 62 (COG:S~EggNog:ENOG503NXGN~TransMembrane:1 (i7-24o)), whose amino-acid sequence is MYWVRRGTILVSLFLIISFIAWFVPRALDPTRVSPERRARDRLWVNSSPYFWDRQLCRWVSICGLNHLRRDPAALFRPKPSVGGDDGDDEDAGDLAFGELRRRALAADFSPRSWEEPDDPSEDSTGAYVRQRADTKRNHTERRKILKDIPDYVTKYAPLVHLYSGEQFWPSDIREHIQHMNVSVNGEMLNSTKKWTLNNLNKLNEHRGFVVLHSLDDVETRPEWLHSHFNRPGPYPDNGDEHPIVDDDDMPMYRKEHTSWFDVDKQHPLHRIADPRPRTHRRQPRSEPPRLARRGHKPDADGYSKAPAVLVIVDKGSGVVDAFWFFFYSYNLGQTVLGLRFGNHVGDWEHCMIRFENGEPRGIFFSEHEGGQAYAWDAIEKRGVRPVIYSAVGSHAMYPLPGEHPYVLPFRMLKDVTDKGPIWDPSLNNYAYHYDYTKENRWDTRDPWDDKVSRVGKVDSLVPAASNPDAPTSWFHYRGRWGDEVYTLADIRQWRLFGQYHYVTGPSGPKFKHLDRSKLCQSYRCRILYKIDPKRTWY